The Paenibacillus sp. FSL R7-0204 genome includes a region encoding these proteins:
- a CDS encoding metal-dependent hydrolase has protein sequence MDTATHFVMGLGLAGLSFVDPLVASNGTLAGAVMVATVLASQAPDADTALRLKDNAVYIRNHRGITHSLPFLLLWPALITVVIGPLFGFTDLSTLSHIALWSFIGVAVHVFSDLFNTYGTQAARPFTEKWIAWNIIHIFDPFIFGSHAAAIILWISGMVPPAPLFITLYACIVLYYIWRTLVHARITRSIKNKDVHHSAGDRYYVIPTISPTRWNLVKAKPDGSYNVGLLNSGRLEWFKHAVCSTHPAVEHSKSHPDIQAFLYFTSYAVAEVEELPSGYIVRWGDVRYLHRKQFPFVAVLVMDHEYKPLNTYVGWLSSEKLDERFAVDPGTVKL, from the coding sequence TGCCACACATTTTGTTATGGGACTTGGACTTGCAGGTCTGTCCTTCGTCGATCCGCTCGTCGCTTCGAATGGAACACTTGCCGGAGCGGTGATGGTAGCTACTGTACTGGCTTCTCAGGCACCGGATGCTGATACCGCCCTGCGTCTGAAGGATAACGCGGTATATATCCGCAATCACAGGGGAATCACCCATTCCCTGCCCTTTTTACTGCTGTGGCCGGCACTGATCACAGTGGTTATCGGGCCGCTCTTCGGCTTCACGGACCTTAGCACCTTAAGCCATATCGCGCTCTGGAGCTTCATCGGGGTTGCCGTCCATGTATTCTCCGATCTGTTCAACACCTACGGGACTCAGGCCGCCCGCCCGTTCACCGAGAAATGGATCGCCTGGAACATCATCCATATCTTCGATCCGTTTATCTTCGGCAGCCATGCAGCGGCGATTATTCTCTGGATCAGCGGAATGGTGCCGCCCGCTCCCCTGTTCATCACCTTGTATGCCTGCATCGTCTTGTACTACATCTGGCGGACCCTCGTTCATGCCCGCATTACCCGCAGCATCAAGAACAAGGATGTTCACCATAGTGCAGGCGACCGTTACTATGTGATCCCGACCATTTCGCCAACGCGGTGGAATCTGGTCAAAGCCAAGCCGGATGGCAGCTACAATGTCGGGCTGCTGAACAGCGGGCGGCTGGAATGGTTCAAGCATGCGGTGTGCTCCACTCACCCCGCCGTCGAGCATTCCAAATCTCATCCGGATATTCAGGCCTTCCTGTACTTCACCTCGTACGCTGTCGCGGAGGTGGAGGAGCTGCCCTCTGGTTATATTGTACGCTGGGGAGATGTCCGTTATTTACACCGTAAGCAATTCCCGTTCGTGGCTGTGCTGGTCATGGACCATGAGTATAAACCGCTAAATACTTATGTCGGCTGGCTGAGCAGCGAGAAGCTGGATGAGCGCTTCGCCGTTGATCCGGGAACCGTCAAGCTGTAG